In one Desulfoferula mesophila genomic region, the following are encoded:
- a CDS encoding Bug family tripartite tricarboxylate transporter substrate binding protein — MSDSRFLRIVLGSLLLVCLAFAGPAFAAYPEKPVNLLIPYGGGGSTDVTARMLANLAQKDFPKPIVVVNKPGGGGVLMHELLAQAKPDGYTLGIVSTGVLTRTPFLRKVRYDPEKDFTYILLYALWQYGLVVQADSPWKTLDEFLDYAKANPGKVTYSTAGTGSAQYLAMEYLAQLKGIKWTHIPCKGGIAAVTALLGGHVMACAQATEWKPYVESGQLRLLAVLGGQRIPAFPKVKTLKELGYDYEVISGPGLAGPAGMPPEVVAFITKAFTKAAHEKEFLDLLNKLEMLPFDLNKAQFEAYIKKSVPEKRKLVNSLGLGYEQSK, encoded by the coding sequence ATGTCTGATAGTCGATTTTTGAGAATCGTCCTGGGAAGCCTGCTTCTGGTCTGTCTGGCCTTCGCGGGTCCGGCCTTTGCCGCCTACCCGGAAAAGCCCGTCAACCTTCTCATTCCGTATGGCGGCGGCGGCTCTACCGACGTGACCGCCCGCATGCTGGCCAACCTGGCCCAGAAAGACTTCCCCAAGCCCATCGTGGTGGTGAACAAACCCGGCGGCGGCGGCGTGCTGATGCACGAGCTGCTGGCCCAGGCCAAGCCCGACGGCTACACCCTGGGCATCGTCTCCACCGGCGTGCTCACCCGCACCCCTTTCCTGCGCAAGGTGCGCTATGATCCCGAGAAGGACTTCACCTACATCCTGCTTTACGCCCTCTGGCAATACGGTTTGGTGGTCCAGGCAGACAGCCCCTGGAAGACCTTGGATGAGTTCCTGGACTACGCCAAGGCCAACCCCGGCAAGGTGACCTATTCCACGGCGGGCACCGGTTCGGCCCAGTACCTGGCCATGGAGTACCTGGCCCAGTTAAAGGGGATTAAATGGACCCACATCCCCTGCAAGGGCGGCATAGCCGCGGTTACCGCCCTTCTGGGCGGCCACGTGATGGCTTGCGCCCAGGCCACCGAATGGAAGCCCTACGTCGAGTCCGGTCAGCTGCGCCTGTTGGCCGTCCTGGGCGGCCAGCGCATTCCGGCTTTCCCCAAGGTCAAGACGCTCAAGGAGCTTGGCTATGACTACGAGGTGATTTCAGGTCCCGGTCTTGCGGGTCCGGCGGGCATGCCTCCCGAGGTGGTGGCCTTCATAACCAAAGCCTTTACCAAGGCCGCCCACGAGAAGGAGTTCCTGGACCTTCTCAACAAGCTGGAAATGCTCCCCTTCGACCTGAACAAGGCCCAATTCGAAGCCTATATCAAGAAGTCCGTGCCTGAAAAGAGGAAGCTGGTTAACAGCCTAGGCCTGGGATACGAGCAGTCTAAGTAA
- a CDS encoding tripartite tricarboxylate transporter TctB family protein, whose amino-acid sequence MVKFNNDTWAGLIMLVFSLTLAFYITPNQVELHRNVVLLALSPRLFCYVTAGLLGFLSAILIYLSLKKDAQPLKEQYTSWQPLMRGLFCTGIACVYALLSGILGIFVSTALAMTVLLIYFGVRSWKGILLFLVVLLGFIYFLFVQALKVVMPDGLLF is encoded by the coding sequence ATGGTGAAGTTTAATAACGATACCTGGGCCGGCCTTATAATGCTGGTCTTTTCGTTGACGCTCGCGTTCTACATCACACCCAATCAGGTTGAATTACACCGCAACGTAGTGCTTCTGGCGCTTTCGCCTAGGCTGTTTTGCTACGTCACGGCAGGCTTGCTCGGGTTTTTGTCGGCGATTTTGATCTACCTGAGCCTGAAGAAGGATGCGCAGCCCCTTAAGGAGCAATACACCTCCTGGCAACCGCTGATGCGAGGCCTGTTCTGCACGGGCATTGCCTGCGTATATGCGCTGCTGTCCGGCATCTTGGGCATTTTTGTCAGCACGGCCCTGGCCATGACCGTCCTGCTCATTTATTTCGGGGTGAGGAGTTGGAAGGGGATTTTGCTGTTTTTGGTCGTCCTTTTGGGCTTCATCTACTTCTTGTTCGTGCAAGCGTTGAAAGTGGTCATGCCCGACGGCCTTTTGTTCTGA
- a CDS encoding tripartite tricarboxylate transporter permease translates to MEHLMAAIDMFFQFHVIAGVFFGVFLGIVLGAIPGLTATMAIALIIPMTFSLDPVVSVGLLVGAYKGGNCGGSIPAILLNTPGTPAAAATVLDGFELAKQGKSVKALKMAIYSSVMGDTLSDLVLILVAPPLAMIALKMGPPEMAALICLSLLIITTVSGESMIKGLIVGAIGLIIGTIGLDSVTAVRRFGFGFPELDEGISLIPMLIGLFAVSEFLINTESVGIGKVAQFFARSKNRDDNRVSGKEFKACVPPILLSTGIGTMLGAIPGIGPSIAAFAGYAQAKKISRHPERFGKGALEGVAAAEAGNNAVCGANLIPLLTLGIPGDIGAAVLLGAFMIQGLHPGPMLFKENISTIYAIFMALMVANIFNFIIANFFIKFASKVVMLPKGYIFPAVLAFCFFGAYGFNQNLFDVWIVVIFGLLGYLLRRNGFPLAPMLIAFMLEPILENSFRQSMLMSGGSLTIFVTHPISGIFLGLAAVGILWIVIQALRHKISANSATHLLDD, encoded by the coding sequence ATGGAACACTTGATGGCCGCTATCGACATGTTCTTTCAATTTCATGTCATTGCCGGCGTCTTCTTTGGTGTGTTTTTGGGCATAGTCCTGGGAGCCATCCCGGGCTTGACCGCTACCATGGCCATCGCCCTGATCATCCCCATGACCTTCTCTCTGGACCCCGTGGTTTCGGTTGGTCTGTTGGTCGGGGCCTACAAGGGCGGCAACTGCGGCGGGTCCATTCCCGCCATATTGTTGAACACCCCGGGCACCCCGGCGGCGGCGGCCACGGTTTTGGATGGTTTCGAGCTGGCCAAGCAGGGCAAATCGGTCAAGGCCTTGAAAATGGCCATCTACTCGTCGGTGATGGGCGACACCCTGAGCGACCTGGTCCTGATCCTGGTGGCGCCTCCCCTGGCCATGATAGCACTCAAGATGGGGCCGCCGGAGATGGCCGCCCTTATCTGCCTTTCCCTTTTAATCATCACCACCGTGTCCGGCGAATCCATGATCAAGGGCCTCATCGTGGGGGCCATTGGCCTCATCATCGGCACCATCGGTCTGGACTCGGTCACGGCGGTGCGGCGCTTCGGCTTCGGCTTTCCCGAGCTGGATGAAGGCATCTCCTTGATCCCCATGCTCATCGGCCTCTTCGCCGTTTCCGAGTTTTTGATCAACACCGAGTCGGTTGGCATCGGTAAAGTGGCCCAGTTCTTCGCCCGCTCCAAGAATAGAGACGACAACCGGGTCTCGGGAAAGGAGTTCAAGGCCTGCGTGCCGCCCATCCTGCTTTCCACCGGCATAGGAACTATGTTGGGAGCCATACCCGGCATTGGGCCTTCCATTGCCGCCTTCGCCGGCTATGCCCAGGCCAAGAAGATATCCAGGCACCCAGAGCGCTTCGGCAAGGGCGCCCTGGAAGGGGTGGCCGCCGCGGAGGCCGGCAACAACGCCGTGTGCGGCGCCAACCTGATCCCCCTGCTCACCCTGGGCATCCCCGGCGACATCGGCGCGGCCGTGCTCCTGGGCGCCTTCATGATCCAGGGTCTGCACCCCGGCCCCATGCTGTTCAAAGAAAACATCTCCACCATCTATGCCATCTTCATGGCCCTGATGGTGGCCAACATTTTCAACTTTATAATTGCCAATTTCTTCATCAAGTTCGCCAGCAAGGTGGTTATGCTCCCCAAGGGCTATATTTTCCCGGCGGTGCTGGCCTTCTGCTTTTTCGGGGCCTACGGCTTCAACCAGAACCTGTTCGACGTGTGGATCGTAGTCATCTTCGGTCTGCTGGGCTACCTGCTTCGGCGCAACGGCTTCCCTCTGGCTCCCATGCTCATCGCCTTCATGCTGGAGCCCATACTGGAGAACTCCTTCCGCCAAAGCATGCTCATGTCCGGCGGCTCCCTGACCATTTTCGTGACCCACCCCATCTCCGGAATTTTCCTAGGGCTGGCGGCGGTGGGCATCCTGTGGATTGTAATCCAGGCCTTGCGCCACAAGATCAGCGCCAACAGCGCCACCCATCTATTGGACGACTGA
- a CDS encoding VOC family protein, translating to MLRKIGHLGIAVENIEQTLAVFAGLFEKDVPPIKDVPEKKMKVAVLQLEGLALEFLQDYSEAGPLRQFVEQRGNGVHHFCVEVEDIDQAMQSLNARGIALRDTAPRMGLRGKRIAFLDTSALDGLTVELSEP from the coding sequence ATGTTGCGCAAAATAGGACATTTGGGTATCGCGGTTGAGAATATCGAACAAACCCTGGCCGTGTTCGCCGGTCTCTTCGAGAAGGATGTACCGCCCATCAAGGACGTGCCCGAGAAGAAAATGAAGGTGGCGGTGCTGCAACTGGAGGGGCTGGCCCTGGAATTTTTACAGGACTACAGCGAGGCCGGTCCCCTGCGCCAGTTCGTGGAGCAACGGGGCAACGGGGTGCACCATTTCTGCGTGGAGGTGGAGGACATAGACCAGGCCATGCAATCGTTGAACGCGCGGGGCATCGCCCTGCGCGATACCGCGCCCAGGATGGGGCTGCGCGGTAAACGAATCGCCTTTCTCGACACCAGCGCCCTGGACGGCCTGACCGTGGAGCTGTCCGAGCCCTAG
- a CDS encoding protoglobin domain-containing protein, whose amino-acid sequence MNQEPVPIERLNFFLEKLELDDRAQERLAPWRQIFLEHSEEFGREFCGYFLGIARTKQIIEQGEYLPNLEKVLGSWFHALFKEEFSAGFLNYLWNSGVRHVRLNLDQRFVNLGYAMARQFCHRLVSQEIPVEEQEAVIEVVDRMLDFCVLVATDSFITTTFRCDRRMIEGIAHQVRNPITIIGGSIRRLQKKTEPGSPAYIAYEMVLKENERLERMMGDISMYTGLFQEEPLAKVCDLGEFLALAHRWVVQRGLMEDMAWQPELAPGYDKVYCDPQDLEAMLCYLLENAAEAADQQDPLLEVATGPDPDGHRVKLTIRNNGNTPEPMHMDDILSPFHSSKPMGTGLGLPIVFLAARRNLGRLSLDPRPGGGAVCRLSLPAPPVE is encoded by the coding sequence ATGAACCAGGAACCTGTCCCCATTGAGCGCCTGAATTTCTTCCTGGAAAAACTCGAACTCGACGACCGGGCCCAGGAGCGCCTGGCCCCTTGGCGCCAAATCTTCCTGGAGCACAGCGAGGAGTTCGGACGGGAATTCTGCGGGTATTTCCTGGGCATCGCCCGCACCAAGCAGATCATCGAGCAGGGGGAGTATCTACCCAACCTGGAAAAGGTGCTGGGCTCTTGGTTCCACGCCTTGTTCAAGGAAGAGTTTTCGGCCGGGTTTTTGAACTACCTGTGGAACAGCGGGGTGCGCCACGTGCGCCTCAACCTGGACCAGCGCTTCGTGAACCTGGGCTACGCCATGGCCCGCCAGTTCTGTCACCGCCTGGTGAGCCAAGAGATTCCGGTGGAGGAGCAAGAGGCGGTGATCGAGGTGGTGGACCGCATGCTCGACTTTTGCGTGCTGGTGGCCACCGACTCCTTTATCACCACCACCTTCCGTTGCGACCGGCGCATGATCGAGGGTATCGCCCATCAGGTGCGCAACCCCATCACCATCATCGGCGGCAGCATCCGCCGCCTGCAAAAAAAGACCGAACCGGGCAGCCCGGCTTATATCGCCTACGAGATGGTGCTCAAGGAGAACGAGCGCCTGGAGCGCATGATGGGCGATATCTCCATGTACACCGGTTTGTTCCAGGAAGAGCCGCTGGCCAAGGTGTGCGACCTGGGCGAGTTCCTGGCGTTGGCCCACCGCTGGGTGGTGCAGCGGGGCCTCATGGAAGACATGGCGTGGCAGCCGGAACTGGCCCCCGGCTATGACAAGGTGTATTGCGACCCCCAGGACCTGGAGGCCATGCTGTGTTACCTGCTCGAAAACGCGGCCGAGGCGGCCGACCAGCAAGACCCCTTGTTGGAGGTGGCCACGGGGCCGGACCCGGACGGGCACAGGGTCAAGCTGACCATTCGCAACAACGGCAACACCCCCGAGCCCATGCACATGGACGACATCCTTAGCCCCTTCCACTCCAGCAAGCCCATGGGTACCGGCCTGGGCCTGCCCATCGTCTTTTTGGCCGCCCGGCGCAACCTGGGCCGCCTCAGCCTGGACCCCCGGCCCGGCGGGGGGGCCGTGTGCCGCCTCAGCCTGCCCGCACCGCCGGTGGAGTAG
- a CDS encoding rubredoxin-like domain-containing protein has protein sequence MNASLARARLEMFAQQARSQGREGQAQFYDALAASLKVHTRRFLMLMRGKLGDGAANLKETTGEMLPGLLRKYAELVAVADQNGKGVAGTALDQSARVAQRQGELAQAWDQEDAGSYLVCSICGWVATGEAPERCPVCGAVQEKFQPVS, from the coding sequence GTGAACGCCAGTTTGGCCCGGGCCAGGCTGGAGATGTTCGCCCAGCAGGCCCGCAGCCAGGGGCGGGAGGGACAGGCGCAGTTCTACGACGCCCTGGCCGCATCCCTGAAGGTGCACACCCGGCGCTTTCTCATGCTCATGCGGGGCAAACTGGGCGACGGCGCGGCCAACCTGAAGGAGACGACCGGGGAGATGCTGCCCGGTCTGCTGCGCAAATACGCCGAGCTGGTGGCCGTGGCCGACCAAAACGGCAAAGGCGTGGCCGGCACCGCCCTGGACCAGTCGGCCCGGGTGGCCCAGCGACAGGGGGAGTTGGCCCAGGCCTGGGACCAGGAGGACGCGGGTTCCTATCTGGTCTGCTCCATATGCGGTTGGGTGGCCACCGGCGAAGCGCCGGAGCGCTGTCCGGTGTGCGGCGCGGTGCAAGAGAAATTCCAGCCAGTTTCCTAG
- a CDS encoding threonyl-tRNA synthetase editing domain-containing protein has protein sequence MKLLMFYAPSFWHRPFAKSLEDAPEAPGEGEAREAVVVFYHAEAEDQGRESKVLSKMLKNIKWLAGKFATKRVVLHSFGHLSTSKAPPELAQELAGRAAQRLGEAGYQVSATPFGYLNEWKMHVAGESLAKVFKDI, from the coding sequence GTGAAGCTTTTGATGTTCTATGCGCCCAGCTTTTGGCACCGCCCCTTTGCCAAGTCGCTGGAGGATGCTCCCGAAGCGCCGGGGGAGGGCGAGGCCCGTGAAGCGGTGGTGGTGTTTTATCACGCCGAGGCCGAGGACCAGGGACGCGAGTCCAAGGTGCTCAGCAAGATGCTCAAGAACATTAAGTGGCTGGCCGGCAAGTTCGCCACCAAACGGGTGGTGCTGCACTCCTTTGGCCATCTCTCCACCAGCAAGGCCCCTCCAGAGTTGGCCCAAGAGCTGGCCGGCCGGGCGGCCCAGCGCCTGGGCGAGGCCGGCTACCAGGTCAGCGCCACGCCCTTCGGCTATTTGAACGAATGGAAGATGCACGTGGCAGGGGAGTCTCTGGCCAAGGTGTTCAAGGATATTTGA
- a CDS encoding acyl-CoA thioesterase yields MQSKHVSDSSVVMAVVMQPADANPAGNVHGGIIMNNIDSAAGVVALRHAAGNAVTASIDRLDFHNPVYVGELLFLKACINLVGKSSMEIGVRVEAENPQKGQVRHVASAYLTFVALDRDKRPAPVPGLILGTDEEHRRNSEAMSRRAMRLAEKEQEKRSRRQSKP; encoded by the coding sequence ATGCAAAGTAAACACGTCAGTGACAGCAGCGTGGTGATGGCCGTGGTCATGCAACCGGCGGACGCCAACCCGGCCGGCAACGTACACGGCGGGATCATCATGAACAACATCGACTCCGCAGCGGGGGTGGTGGCCCTGCGCCATGCGGCGGGCAATGCGGTAACCGCCAGCATCGACCGCCTGGATTTCCACAACCCGGTTTACGTGGGCGAGCTTTTGTTTCTCAAGGCCTGCATCAATCTGGTGGGCAAGAGCTCCATGGAGATCGGGGTTCGGGTGGAGGCGGAAAACCCCCAAAAGGGCCAGGTGCGCCACGTAGCCAGCGCTTATCTCACCTTCGTGGCCCTGGACCGGGACAAGCGTCCGGCGCCGGTGCCGGGCCTGATATTGGGGACCGACGAGGAGCACCGCCGCAACTCCGAGGCCATGAGCCGCCGCGCCATGCGTCTGGCCGAAAAGGAACAAGAGAAGCGCAGCCGCCGCCAGAGCAAGCCGTGA
- the pyk gene encoding pyruvate kinase has product MNGPRKTKIVATIGPASADPAVLGKIIAAGLDVARLNFSHGDHASHRHTMDLVRRLAAEQGRTVAILQDLAGPKIRLGELPQPLRLEAGQEVELTPGSTADEGVLPVDYAGLAEDVAPGQSILLADGLVELKVLETSGGRVKAVVKVGGEVSSRKGVNLPTSELGISSFTEKDRRDLEMGLAAGVDLVALSFVRHENDLAPVRERLNHSDDPPLLVAKIEKPQAVERLHQILAAVDGVMVARGDLGVEMPLEQVPLIQKRIIAEARRAGKVVVTATQMLRSMMDNPRPTRAEAADVANAILDGTDAVMLSDETAMGSYPVESVSMMDRLCRASEDQVNSEALLKEELSPLLPAVAAALSRAACWLARDLKPAAIVASTTSGGTARLISRYRPEVVLVGLTPDPSTCRQLALSWGVVPAPVKPFEDIEQMTQRAKQWILDNGLAQPGQHIILTGGVPVGTPGTTNLLKVLEL; this is encoded by the coding sequence ATGAACGGACCGCGCAAGACCAAGATAGTGGCCACCATCGGGCCGGCCAGCGCCGACCCCGCAGTGCTCGGCAAGATTATCGCCGCCGGGCTGGACGTGGCCCGCCTGAACTTCTCCCACGGCGACCACGCCAGCCACCGCCATACCATGGACCTGGTGCGCCGCCTGGCCGCCGAGCAGGGCCGCACCGTGGCCATCCTGCAGGACCTGGCCGGCCCCAAGATCCGCCTGGGCGAGCTGCCCCAACCCCTGCGCCTGGAGGCGGGCCAGGAGGTGGAGCTCACCCCCGGATCCACCGCCGATGAAGGCGTGCTGCCGGTGGACTACGCCGGGCTGGCGGAAGACGTGGCCCCGGGGCAGAGCATCCTCTTGGCCGACGGCCTAGTGGAACTCAAGGTCTTGGAAACCTCCGGCGGCCGGGTGAAGGCCGTGGTCAAGGTGGGCGGCGAGGTCAGCTCGCGCAAGGGGGTGAACCTGCCCACCAGCGAGCTGGGCATCAGTTCCTTCACCGAAAAGGACCGCCGCGACCTGGAGATGGGCCTGGCCGCCGGAGTGGATCTGGTGGCCTTGTCCTTCGTGCGCCACGAAAACGACCTGGCCCCGGTGCGCGAGCGCCTCAACCACAGCGACGATCCGCCCCTGTTGGTGGCCAAGATAGAAAAGCCCCAGGCGGTCGAGCGCCTGCATCAGATATTGGCCGCGGTGGACGGGGTGATGGTGGCCCGGGGAGACCTGGGGGTGGAGATGCCCCTGGAGCAGGTGCCGCTGATCCAAAAGCGCATCATCGCCGAGGCCCGCCGGGCGGGCAAGGTGGTGGTCACCGCCACCCAGATGCTGCGCTCCATGATGGACAACCCCCGTCCCACCCGGGCCGAGGCCGCCGACGTGGCCAACGCCATCTTGGACGGCACCGACGCGGTGATGCTCTCCGACGAGACCGCCATGGGTTCCTACCCGGTGGAATCGGTGAGCATGATGGACCGGCTGTGCCGGGCCAGCGAGGATCAGGTGAACAGCGAGGCCCTGCTCAAGGAGGAGCTGAGCCCCCTGCTGCCCGCCGTGGCCGCCGCCCTGAGCCGGGCCGCCTGCTGGTTGGCCCGCGACCTCAAACCGGCGGCCATCGTGGCCTCCACCACCAGCGGCGGCACCGCCCGGCTCATCAGCCGCTACCGCCCGGAGGTGGTCTTGGTGGGGCTGACCCCCGACCCCTCCACCTGCCGCCAACTGGCCCTGTCCTGGGGGGTGGTGCCCGCTCCGGTGAAGCCCTTCGAGGATATCGAACAGATGACTCAGCGGGCCAAGCAGTGGATTCTGGACAACGGCTTGGCCCAACCCGGCCAGCACATAATCCTCACCGGCGGGGTGCCGGTGGGCACGCCGGGCACCACCAACCTGCTCAAGGTGTTAGAGCTCTAA
- a CDS encoding cupin domain-containing protein: MYILEGTFECYGFDAETDALVDTQVCGPGSSVYIPSMEPHGMKNLSQDEVGRFLCCIANVYEDEEAL, from the coding sequence ATGTACATCCTGGAAGGCACCTTCGAGTGCTACGGTTTTGACGCCGAGACCGACGCGCTGGTCGATACCCAGGTGTGCGGTCCGGGCAGCAGCGTGTACATACCCTCCATGGAGCCCCACGGCATGAAGAACCTGAGCCAGGACGAGGTGGGCCGCTTCCTGTGCTGCATCGCCAACGTGTACGAGGACGAGGAAGCTCTCTAG
- the ftsH gene encoding ATP-dependent zinc metalloprotease FtsH, whose translation MEKQHKFSIWYVLLGIWFVLILNNLISSQIGPKQIPYSQFLDQVRSDKVKEIAIGKDMISGKMLDDKGAEINFNTVRVSPDLAKELQGHEIEFRGEVESTFLRSLFSWMVPILLFMGVWWFMMKRMGPGQGVMNFAGNKAKIFAEEDIPTRFDDVAGVDEAKEELEEIVQFLRTPEKFSRLGGRMPKGVLLVGPPGTGKTLLSRAVAGEAGVPFFSISGSEFVELFVGMGAARVRDLFKQAREKAPCIVFIDELDALGKARGMSSMGGHDEREQTLQQLLVEMDGFDPRVGVIIMAATNRPEILDAALLRAGRFDRQVLVDKPDLNGRIAILEVHAKRIVLAKDVKLKNLAQRTPGLSGADLENILNEGALLAARANRDEVTMADLDEAVDRIVGGLEKRNRVINVEEKKRVAYHETGHALVAAFTPKADKVHKISIIPRGIAALGYTEQRPTEDRYLMATSELEGKVEVMLGGRVAEQIIFGEGSTGAANDLQRATDLVRAMLTQYGMGTTLGPVTYSRRNQPVFIPQDSGYAPPSQEYSEATAAALDDEIRRFMEKHEEKVHELLTKHRDLLENVAQRLLKVEVIDGKEFDALVKAEAKGNLPAPPPPDADNGTQQAPAPEA comes from the coding sequence TTGGAAAAGCAACATAAGTTTTCGATCTGGTACGTGCTGTTGGGAATCTGGTTCGTACTGATTCTTAACAACCTGATATCCAGCCAGATCGGTCCCAAACAAATCCCCTACAGCCAGTTCCTGGATCAGGTGCGCTCCGACAAGGTCAAGGAGATCGCCATCGGCAAGGACATGATCTCCGGCAAGATGCTCGACGATAAAGGCGCGGAGATCAACTTCAACACGGTGCGGGTCTCGCCGGACCTGGCCAAGGAGCTGCAAGGCCACGAGATCGAGTTCCGCGGCGAGGTGGAGTCCACCTTCCTGCGCTCGTTGTTCTCCTGGATGGTGCCCATCCTCCTGTTCATGGGGGTGTGGTGGTTCATGATGAAGCGCATGGGCCCCGGCCAGGGGGTCATGAACTTCGCGGGCAACAAGGCCAAGATCTTCGCCGAGGAGGACATCCCCACCCGCTTCGACGACGTGGCCGGGGTGGACGAGGCCAAGGAAGAGCTGGAAGAGATAGTCCAGTTCTTGCGCACCCCGGAGAAATTCAGCCGCCTGGGCGGGCGCATGCCCAAGGGCGTGCTTTTGGTGGGCCCTCCGGGCACCGGCAAGACCTTGCTCTCGCGGGCCGTGGCCGGCGAGGCGGGGGTGCCTTTCTTCTCCATCAGCGGTTCGGAGTTCGTGGAGCTGTTCGTGGGCATGGGCGCGGCCCGGGTGCGCGACTTGTTCAAGCAGGCTCGCGAAAAGGCCCCCTGCATCGTGTTCATCGACGAGCTGGACGCCCTGGGTAAGGCTCGGGGCATGAGCAGCATGGGCGGGCACGACGAGCGCGAGCAGACCCTGCAACAACTCCTGGTGGAGATGGACGGCTTCGATCCTAGGGTGGGGGTCATCATCATGGCCGCCACCAACCGCCCCGAGATTTTGGACGCGGCCCTGCTCCGGGCCGGGCGCTTCGACCGCCAGGTGCTGGTGGACAAGCCGGACCTCAACGGCCGCATCGCCATCCTGGAGGTGCACGCCAAGCGCATCGTGCTGGCCAAGGACGTGAAGCTCAAAAACCTGGCCCAGCGCACCCCCGGCCTTTCGGGGGCGGACTTGGAGAACATCCTCAACGAGGGCGCCCTGCTGGCCGCCCGGGCCAATCGCGACGAGGTGACCATGGCCGACCTGGACGAGGCGGTGGACCGCATCGTGGGCGGGTTGGAGAAAAGAAACCGGGTCATCAACGTGGAGGAGAAAAAGCGGGTGGCCTACCACGAAACCGGGCACGCCCTGGTGGCCGCCTTTACCCCCAAGGCCGACAAGGTGCACAAGATATCCATCATCCCCCGCGGTATCGCCGCCTTGGGCTACACCGAGCAGCGCCCCACCGAGGATCGCTACCTCATGGCCACCAGCGAGTTGGAGGGCAAGGTGGAGGTGATGCTGGGCGGCCGGGTGGCCGAGCAGATCATCTTCGGCGAGGGCTCCACCGGCGCGGCCAACGACCTGCAGCGGGCCACCGACCTGGTTCGGGCCATGCTCACCCAATACGGCATGGGCACCACCCTGGGGCCGGTGACCTACAGCCGGCGCAACCAGCCGGTGTTCATACCCCAGGATTCGGGCTACGCCCCTCCATCCCAGGAGTATTCCGAGGCCACCGCCGCGGCATTGGACGACGAGATCCGCCGTTTCATGGAAAAGCACGAAGAGAAGGTGCACGAGCTGTTGACCAAGCACCGCGACCTTCTGGAGAACGTGGCCCAGCGTCTGCTCAAGGTGGAAGTGATCGACGGCAAGGAGTTCGATGCGCTGGTCAAGGCCGAGGCCAAAGGCAACCTGCCAGCGCCTCCACCGCCGGACGCGGACAACGGCACCCAGCAGGCGCCCGCCCCAGAGGCCTAG